In the genome of Acidobacteriota bacterium, the window CGTCAACCTTTATGGCAACATCGGCCTTGGCATTATGGGAGCTCCGCTCAACACATTTTCGCAAAATGACGTTTTGCTGTATGGCCTGGCGGGGATCGTGCGGGTCAATGACCGGATCAACCTCGTCGCCGAGATCAATGGCCGCGAGAATACACGCAGCGGTAATGCACCTTTGGGGACAGAAAGCGTCGGTGAGTTTCGCGTCGGCACGCAGATACGCGCGTCTGGCCTGCGGTTCGATACGGCAGCCATCTTCGGCCTTACCCGTTTCAGCCCGCGAAGCGGCGTCACCTTTGGCGTCACCTACGAATCGCCCGCCTTCATCCCCATCGCTAAATAGCCCTGATATTTATCGGCCCGTTCCCTTTTCCGAGCCCCGGTGCGGTTCTTATAGCTTCATTTACAAAAGCCTTCGCTACCCGAACCGCCTCCGGCAATTCTTTCCAAGCGCCAGATTCGCCGCGATCGCCGACGATAGAATACAGCCCGTGCCGTGGGTCGAGGTCGTTTCGATGTATTCGCCCGCGATCTCATGCCTGTCGCCATTGATGAACAGATGATCGACCGCGATTGCGGGATCGGAGCCCGGAATGCGGTGGCCGCCTTTTATCAGAACACAGCGGGCACCAAGTTCGTGCATCACCTCGGCAGCTCGGTCGAGGTCGTCATCGGCTTCGATCGCAATTCCCGCGATCCGCTCCGCCTCGGCAAGGTTCGGTGTTACGACCGCCGCCATCGGAAAAAGCCGCCGCGTCAGCGATCGAAGTGCAGAATCATCGATCAGGTCAAAACCTGAGGTCGAACGAACCACCGGATCGACCACCAGCGG includes:
- a CDS encoding bifunctional hydroxymethylpyrimidine kinase/phosphomethylpyrimidine kinase; its protein translation is MRGFFGKISDVPLVVDPVVRSTSGFDLIDDSALRSLTRRLFPMAAVVTPNLAEAERIAGIAIEADDDLDRAAEVMHELGARCVLIKGGHRIPGSDPAIAVDHLFINGDRHEIAGEYIETTSTHGTGCILSSAIAANLALGKNCRRRFG
- a CDS encoding bifunctional hydroxymethylpyrimidine kinase/phosphomethylpyrimidine kinase, which gives rise to MPEAVRVAKAFVNEAIRTAPGLGKGNGPINIRAI